A single window of Phyllostomus discolor isolate MPI-MPIP mPhyDis1 chromosome 13, mPhyDis1.pri.v3, whole genome shotgun sequence DNA harbors:
- the LOC114509361 gene encoding 2'-5'-oligoadenylate synthase 3 — protein MDLYRTPAAALDGLVTSSLQPTAEFVGTARRALGALGAVLRERGGRPAAGGAAAPPWRVLKITKGGSFGRGTALRGGCDSELVVFLNCFRSYEDQRARHGEILREMRVLLESSWQNLVPGLSLEFLQRDTPGALQFRLASPDLDDWMDVSVVPAFDALGQLSSHVKPQPQVYATLLNSGCQEGEHAACFAELRRNFVNTRPAKLKNLILLVKHWYRQVRPQKGSRKMPPAYALELLTIFAWEKGCGKDAFSLAQGLQTVLGLIQQYRHLCVFWTTNYGFEDPAVKEFLLRQLERPRPVILDPADPTWDVGNGAAWAWDLLAREAESCCDRSCFLQAVGGAVKPWEVPGLPLPGRSGLDLRILQDPAQETSKVSSGLSLGAVCPGAGNRRPFFPAPVFSAVASIAPSAPDLSQIPSRELDLFIQDHLKPHTLFQRQASKAIDAILGCLREKCVHKVSRVSKGGSFGRGTDLRGGCDAELVIFLTCFENYQDQGPRLAEILDDMRAQLESWWQDPVPSLTLSFPEQTVAEALQFQLVSPALESWMDVSLLPVFDAVGQLSSGTKPDPQVYCTLLGSGCQEGEHAACFAELRRNFVNTRPVKLKNLILLVKHWYRQVAAQNRGEWPACAPLPPAYALELLTIFAWEQGSGEHRFHMAEGLRTVLGLVQQHQQLRVFWTVNYSFEDPALRRHLLGQLQKPRPLILDPADPTWNVGRGSWELLAQEAAALEKQACLMGRDGAPVQPWDVMPALLRQTPARDLDRFISDFLQPDRQFLGQVHKAVDTICSFLRENCFQNLPIKVLKVVKGGSSAKGTALQGHSDADLVVFLSCFHQFADQGSRRAEIVSEIRAQLERCKQEQQFEVKFEISRWENPRVLSFSLASQTMPDQSVDFDVLPAFDALGQLGSGCRPHPRVYVDLIRSCSNAGEYSCCFTELQRDFIVSRPTKLKSLIRLVKHWYRQCTKKHKGKGSLPPQHGLELLAVYAWEQGGQDPRFNMAEGFRTVLELVTQYRQLCVYWTINYDCEDETIRDFLRMQLQKARPIILDPADPTGILGHSARWDLLAEEAAAYISAPCCLDRDGTPILPWPVKFAHLNAMPYMPSWIFTEFLSCLLPSYGATSGILHPQSLNGSQCPHASAQPASFRPPSQTHPVCAGVSLSWLLGISASRLSAQSPELLFLLCLLLCRTLSPQQPARTMGSWFSSACPTPVDSVPAQSLVQHIQTFLRPPDDCQRRIDVAVAAICAALQDARELPTVTGVAMGGSYGRKTVLRGNSDGTLVVFVSDLGQFQDLKRKNQHEILNKIFQRLKASQLERRLEAKMEIKGSYGGLTIQLSTEGQSVTLDVLPAFDAVALSDKPSPWTYRDLKRALDMTQASPGEFSVCFTKLQQNFFNHHPRKLKDLILLVKAWYQQCQNKLKDAPLPSWYALELLVVYAWEQGCGAENFDLVEGVRTVLELIKRPEELCVYWTINYSFEDVTVRNVILRQLRSPRPVILDPTDPTNNVAKDKTCWQLLKEEAQLWLSSPSLKESPGPSWNVLPTPLHETPGHRLDAFIKSFLQPNQTFLDQVNSAVDIICTFFKEQCFRHSTTKVQKCVKGGSTSKGTALKTGSDADIVLFINSLRSYASQKNERSNIVREIRKQLEAFQQREARELKFQVKFEISKWDAPRVLSFSLKSKDLSDSVDFDVLPAYDALGQVQAGFRPPPRVYTELISVYKSSHIGGEFSTCFTELQRNFVVSKPTKLKDLIRLIKHWYKQCARKLKGKGSLPPKYALELLTIYAWEHGSGALDFDMAEGFRTVLELVTRYQQLCIFWTVNYSFENEVVKDLLLTQIQKTRPVILDPADPTGDVGGGHGRCWCLLAQEADEWLSSSLCFKDGAGAPVRSWEVPAVQTPGSCGVNIHPIVNEMFSLRIHGILP, from the exons ATGGACCTGTACCGCACCCCCGCCGCCGCGCTGGACGGCCTGGTGACCAGCAGCCTGCAGCCGACTGCGGAGTTCGTGGGGACGGCGCGGCGCGCTCTGGGGGCCCTGGGCGCGGTCCTGAGAGAGCGTGGGGGCCGCCCTGCTGCCGGGGGAGCTGCTGCCCCACCGTGGCGGGTACTTAAAATCACCAAG GGAGGCTCCTTTGGCCGGGGCACAGCTCTGAGGGGTGGCTGTGATTCCGAACTTGTCGTCTTCCTCAACTGCTTCCGGAGCTATGAGGACCAGCGTGCTCGGCACGGAGAGATCCTCAGGGAGATGAGGGTGCTGCTGGAATCCTCATGGCAGAACCTGGTCCCTGGCTTGAGCCTTGAGTTTCTCCAGCGGGACACGCCTGGGGCCCTCCAGTTCCGACTGGCATCCCCAGACCTGGACGACTGGATGGACGTGAGCGTGGTGCCCGCCTTTGACGCTCTGG GGCAGCTCAGCTCCCACGTCAAACCCCAGCCCCAGGTCTACGCCACCCTCCTCAACAGCGGCTGCCAGGAGGGCGAGCACGCAGCCTGCTTCGCAGAGCTGCGGAGGAACTTCGTGAACACCCGCCCGGCCAAGCTGAAGAACCTGATCCTGCTGGTGAAGCACTGGTACCGCCAG GTGCGCCCACAGAAGGGGAGCAGGAAGATGCCCCCAGCCTATGCCCTGGAGCTGCTGACCATCTTCGCCTGGGAGAAGGGCTGTGGGAAGGATGCCTTCAGCCTGGCCCAAGGCCTCCAGACGGTCCTGGGCCTGATCCAGCAGTATCGGCACCTGTGTGTTTTCTGGACCACCAACTACGGCTTCGAGGACCCTGCCGTTAAGGAGTTCTTGCTTCGCCAGCTTGAGAGACCCAG GCCTGTGATCCTGGACCCGGCCGACCCGACGTGGGACGTGGGGAATggggcagcctgggcctgggATCTGCTGGCGCGAGAGGCGGAGTCCTGCTGTGACCGCTCGTGTTTTCTGCAGGCTGTAGGGGGCGCTGTGAAGCCCTGGGAGGTGCCA GGCCTTCCACTTCCTGGGCGCTCAGGTTTGGACCTCCGCATCCTGCAAGACCCCGCCCAGGAGACCTCCAAGGTCAGCAGCGGCCTCAGCCTCGGCGCTGTCTGTCCAGGGGCAGGGAACCGGCGGCCCTTCTTCCCAGCCCCCGTCTTCTCCGCGGTGGCCAGCATCGCCCCCTCTGCACCGGATCTGTCccagatccccagcagggagctggaCCTCTTCATCCAGGACCACCTCAAGCCACACACCCTGTTCCAGAGGCAGGCGAGCAAGGCCATCGATGCCATCCTGGGCTGCCTCCGTGAGAAGTGTGTCCACAAGGTCTCCAGGGTCAGCAAG GGGGGCTCATTCGGCAGGGGCACAGACCTCAGGGGTGGCTGCGACGCCGAACTTGTCATCTTCCTCACCTGCTTCGAGAACTACCAGGACCAGGGCCCCCGCCTTGCAGAGATTCTTGACGATATGCGGGCACAGCTGGAATCCTGGTGGCAGGACCCCGTCCCCAGCCTGACCCTCAGTTTCCCAGAGCAGACCGTGGCCGAGGCTCTGCAGTTCCAGCTCGTGTCGCCGGCCCTAGAGAGCTGGATGGATGTCAGCCTGCTGCCCGTCTTTGATGccgtgg GGCAGCTCAGCTCTGGCACCAAACCTGACCCCCAGGTCTACTGCACCCTTCTGGGCAGCGGCTGCCAGGAGGGCGAGCACGCAGCCTGCTTCGCAGAGCTGCGGAGGAACTTCGTGAACACCCGCCCAGTCAAGCTGAAGAACCTGATCCTGCTGGTGAAGCACTGGTACCGCCAG GTTGCCGCCCAGAACAGAGGGGAATGGCCAGCctgtgcccccctgcccccagcctacGCCCTGGAGCTCCTGACCATCTTCGCCTGGGAGCAGGGCAGCGGGGAGCACCGATTCCACATGGCCGAAGGCCTGAGGACCGTCCTGGGGCTTgtccagcagcaccagcagctccGTGTCTTCTGGACAGTCAACTACAGCTTTGAGGACCCAGCGCTCAGAAGGCACCTCCTGGGCCAGCTTCAGAAGCCCAG gcccctgaTCCTGGACCCTGCCGACCCCACCTGGAATGTGGGCCGGGGCAGCTGGGAGCTGCTGGCCCAGGAAGCGGCCGCCCTGGAGAAGCAGGCCTGCCTCATGGGTAGAGACGGGGCACCAGTGCAGCCCTGGGATGTGATG CCCGCTCTCCTTCGCCAGACTCCAGCCAGGGACCTCGACAGGTTCATCAGTGACTTTCTCCAGCCCGACCGCCAGTTCCTGGGTCAAGTGCACAAGGCTGTCGATACCATCTGCTCATTCCTGAGGGAAAACTGCTTCCAGAATCTTCCCATCAAAGTGCTCAAGGTGGTCAAG GGCGGCTCTTCGGCCAAAGGAACCGCGCTGCAAGGCCACTCCGATGCCGACCTGGTGGTGTTCCTCAGCTGCTTCCACCAGTTCGCCGATCAGGGGAGCAGGCGGGCCGAGATCGTGTCGGAGATCCGAGCGCAGCTGGAGAGATGCAAGCAGGAGCAGCAGTTTGAAGTCAAGTTCGAGATCTCCAGGTGGGAGAATCCCCGCGTGCTGAGCTTCTCGCTGGCGTCGCAGACGATGCCGGACCAGAGTGTGGACTTTGATGTGCTGCCGGCCTTTGATGCCCTAG GCCAGCTGGGCTCCGGCTGCAGGCCCCACCCTCGCGTCTACGTGGACCTCATCCGCAGCTGCAGCAACGCGGGCGAGTACTCCTGCTGCTTCACGGAGCTGCAGCGGGACTTCATCGTCTCCCGCCCCACCAAGCTGAAGAGCCTGATCCGACTGGTGAAGCACTGGTACCGCCAG TGCACCAAGAAGCACAAGGGGAAAGGCTCCCTGCCCCCGCAGCACGGGCTGGAGCTCCTGGCAGTGTACGcctgggagcagggtgggcaggACCCCCGGTTCAACATGGCCGAGGGCTTTCGCACCGTCCTGGAGCTGGTCACCCAGTACCGCCAGCTCTGCGTCTACTGGACCATCAACTATGACTGCGAGGACGAGACCATCAGAGACTTCCTGAGGATGCAGCTTCAGAAGGCTAG GCCCATCATCCTGGATCCGGCTGACCCGACGGGCATCCTGGGCCACAGTGCGCGCTGGGACCTGCTGGCGGAGGAAGCTGCCGCCTACATATCTGCCCCGTGCTGCCTGGACAGAGACGGTACCCCCATCCTGCCGTGGCCAGTGAAG tTTGCACACCTTAATGCCATGCCCTACATGCCCTCCTGGATTTTCACTGAGTTCCTGTCATGTCTCCTGCCCAGCTACGGTGCCACCAGTGGGATCCTCCACCCCCAGAGCCTCAACGGGAGTCAGTGCCCCCATGCCAGTGCCCAGCCAGCTTCCTTCCGCCCTCCCTCGCAAACCCACCCGGTCTGTGCAGGAG TTTCGCTTTCCTGGCTCTTGGGCATTTCAGCATCCAGGCTctcagcccagagcccagagctgctctttctcctctgcttGCTGCTCTGCCGTACGCTGTCGCCTCAGCAGCCAGCGAGAACGATGGGAAGCTGGTTCTCCAGTGCCTGCCCGACGCCCGTGGACTCAGTGCCTGCACAGAGCCTGGTCCAGCACATCCAGACCTTCCTGAGACCCCCTGACGACTGTCAGAGACGGATCGACGTAGCCGTGGCCGCCATCTGTGCCGCCCTGCAGGACGCCAGGGAGCTCCCCACGGTGACAGGTGTAGCCATG GGTGGCTCCTATGGCCGAAAAACAGTCTTAAGGGGCAACTCCGACGGCACCCTTGTCGTCTTCGTCAGCGACCTGGGACAGTTCCAGGATCTGAAGAGGAAAAACCAAcatgaaatcctcaacaaaatcttCCAGCGGCTGAAAGCCTCCCAGCTCGAGAGGCGGCTAGAGGCGAAGATGGAGATCAAGGGGTCCTATGGGGGGCTCACCATCCAGCTGTCCACAGAAGGGCAGAGCGTCACTTTGGACGTGCTGCCCGCCTTCGATGCTGTGG CCTTAAGCGACAAGCCCAGCCCCTGGACCTACCGAGACCTCAAAAGAGCCCTGGACatgacccaagccagccccggtGAGTTCTCAGTCTGCTTCACAAAACTCCAGCAGAATTTCTTTAACCACCATCCCAGGAAGCTGAAGGATTTGATCCTCTTGGTAAAGGCCTGGTATCAACAG TGCCAGAACAAGCTGAAGGATGCACCCCTGCCATCCTGGTATGCTCTGGAGCTGCTCGTGGTCTATGCCTGGGAGCAGGGGTGCGGGGCAGAAAACTTCGATCTTGTTGAAGGCGTCAGAACGGTCCTGGAGCTAATCAAGCGGCCAGAGGAGCTGTGTGTCTACTGGACGATCAACTACAGCTTTGAGGATGTGACCGTCCGGAACGTCATCCTGAGGCAGCTCCGATCCCCAAG GCCAGTCATCTTGGATCCAACCGACCCGACCAATAACGTGGCCAAAGACAAGACGTGCTGGCAGCTGCTAAAAGAAGAAGCTCAACTCTGGCTGTCTTCTCCCAGCCTGAAAGAGTCACCCGGACCATCTTGGAATGTTCTG ccaACACCCCTTCACGAGACCCCGGGCCACCGTCTGGATGCGTTCATCAAGAGCTTTCTGCAGCCCAACCAGACTTTCCTAGATCAGGTGAACAGTGCCGTTGACATCATCTGTACATTCTTCAAGGAACAATGCTTTCGGCATTCAACTACCAAGGTTCAGAAGTGTGTCAAG GGGGGGTCGACCAGCAAAGGCACGGCTCTGAAGACGGGCTCCGACGCGGACATCGTCCTGTTCATCAACTCGCTGCGGAGCTACGCCTCCCAAAAAAACGAGAGAAGCAACATCGTCCGGGAAATCCGAAAACAGCTGGAAGCCTTTCAGCAGCGAGAAGCCCGCGAGCTGAAGTTCCAAGTGAAGTTTGAGATTTCAAAATGGGATGCCCCCAGGGTGCTGAGCTTCTCCCTCAAGTCCAAAGACCTCAGCGACAGCGTTGACTTCGACGTGCTGCCGGCATACGACGCGCTAG GTCAAGTGCAAGCTGGCTTTAGACCACCCCCCAGGGTCTACACTGAGCTCATCTCTGTGTATAAAAGCTCTCACATCGGGGGAGAATTTTCGACCTGTTTCACGGAGCTGCAGCGTAACTTCGTTGTCTCCAAGCCCACCAAGCTGAAGGACTTAATCCGCCTGATAAAGCACTGGTACAAACAG